One genomic region from Dehalococcoidia bacterium encodes:
- the nuoE gene encoding NADH-quinone oxidoreductase subunit NuoE, with protein sequence MNSETMVRETPSLTAIDAIAHKHNVQPGAMIPILQEIQEAYGYVPPVAIQRIAENTGVPVSELYGIVTFYSQFRLQPLGKNHVKVCHGTACHLGGAERIAHSIEQVTGAKEGETSKDGLFTVERVACLGCCSLSPCITVNDQVHGQISPEATHKLMSQIKESEGVVESVKVG encoded by the coding sequence TACAGCCATCGATGCGATCGCTCACAAGCATAATGTGCAGCCAGGCGCGATGATCCCGATTCTCCAGGAAATTCAGGAGGCGTATGGTTATGTTCCTCCGGTGGCCATCCAGCGGATAGCGGAGAACACGGGTGTCCCTGTGAGCGAGTTGTATGGCATTGTTACTTTCTACTCCCAGTTTCGGCTTCAGCCTCTGGGCAAAAATCATGTTAAGGTGTGTCACGGCACTGCCTGTCATCTGGGAGGAGCGGAAAGGATAGCCCACTCCATCGAACAGGTGACCGGTGCCAAAGAGGGCGAGACCAGCAAAGACGGGCTTTTCACCGTAGAGCGGGTCGCCTGTCTGGGCTGTTGCAGCTTATCTCCGTGCATCACCGTCAATGACCAGGTCCACGGGCAGATTTCTCCGGAGGCTACGCACAAATTGATGAGTCAGATCAAGGAGTCGGAAGGGGTTGTTGAGTCGGTAAAGGTTGGATAG